The Paraconexibacter algicola genome includes the window TGGTCGCCGTAGCGCCACTGCAGCGCCGTCAGGTGCGGCCACGCCGAGTACGCCCACGGGCAGCCCGGGTCGCTGAAGTGGACGACGTCGATCATGCGTGCACGTGGCGCAGGTCGCGCTCGGCGACGACGCCCCAGCGCTCACCCGCCGCGGCGAGGTCCTCGTCGACCGGCCAGCGGTCGGTCAGCACCTCGGCCTGGTCGGGGTTGGCGCCCTTCAGCGCCATGCAGCCGGCGTTGTCGCCGATCGTGCGCAGGGCGAGGATCTCCTCCGCGCTCAGCACGACCTCGCGCGGGGTCGCGGCGAGCTCGGCGCGCTTGTCCTCGACCGGTCGCGCGTCCGGGCCCGCCTCCTGGATCAGGGTCGGGACGACCATCTCGACGGCCGGATGGGCGAGGTTCCACTGCGAGGCGAGCTGGATCGGCGTGAGACCGTGCCGGTCGGCGATCGCGCGCATCTCCTCGAGGCGCTCGACGCCGCGGTCGATCCAGCCCTCCGGCCGGAACTTGCGGTGGTCGAAGTCGCGGAACGGGTGGCCGGGGCGGACGTCGTCCCAGAAGATCCCGCCGTAGTCGACGACCCGCGTGATGACCTTCACGTCGGCGGCCGCGGCGGCGGGCAGCACGTACTCGCCCGGCCAGGGCTCCATCGGGTTGAGGATGACCATCGCCCAGTCGAGCAGCTCGCCGAACCGCTCCAGGCACGCGAGCAGGTCGAGGGTGAAGCCGTTGGCGGGACCGGGCGCGACGCCGATCGCGTCGGTCAGGCCCGCCGCCTTCAGCGCCGCCATGCCCTCCCAGACGCGCGGGT containing:
- a CDS encoding aldo/keto reductase yields the protein MDDPGHLALGTWSGGRFMHFGEPLDDARLEALLRPDAAIPAVITADTYGTGEADRVLGRALAGTTRDDVWIAGAVGHDFYEGEREGAKGFPRFTDARLRGPEAWSDYLRAAAERSLERIGIDRFDLLMLHNPDRSGYHDPRVWEGMAALKAAGLTDAIGVAPGPANGFTLDLLACLERFGELLDWAMVILNPMEPWPGEYVLPAAAAADVKVITRVVDYGGIFWDDVRPGHPFRDFDHRKFRPEGWIDRGVERLEEMRAIADRHGLTPIQLASQWNLAHPAVEMVVPTLIQEAGPDARPVEDKRAELAATPREVVLSAEEILALRTIGDNAGCMALKGANPDQAEVLTDRWPVDEDLAAAGERWGVVAERDLRHVHA